The following coding sequences are from one Tachysurus vachellii isolate PV-2020 chromosome 7, HZAU_Pvac_v1, whole genome shotgun sequence window:
- the LOC132848851 gene encoding butyrophilin subfamily 1 member A1-like, whose translation MINIRSATCICVTLLTVYNFMESQSERLQVVGPEAPLVAVAGEDLVLPCFIKPNTNAVDMTVEWLRVDSGFLLVHSYKDREDKNKDQVQSYRGRTSLFKEELQKGNASLKLSDLQVSDEGKYKCHVEDKTWYNDITVHVIIEVQGSHTVITMESYDNSGGINLVCESRGWKPEPDVLWLDREGVTLTAEDTQIHRDTELFSVKSRITVYDYSDSNKFYCRLQQQHHMLETEIIVNSGVFGVWKWAVSTSVVACLFLVGLIPTVCFGYKKASELQQEKQYAELLKKKMFRVDVTLDPDTAHPQLILSDDGKQVSHVDTPQDVPDTPQRFKLPSVLGKQSFSTGRFYYEVQVRGKTDWTLGVVKENINRKGEIIWCPQNGFWIVGLFNENQYSTYDSPSVPLTRREKVELVGVFVDYEEGLVSFYDVKSRSHIYSFTGQTFTEKLYPYFCPQYKADGSNSAPLIISDVTEYLL comes from the exons AGCGTTTACAAGTGGTTGGTCCAGAAGCTCCTCTTGTTGCTGTAGCTGGTGAAGATCTGGTGCTGCCCTGTTTTATCAAACCCAACACCAATGCTGTGGACATGACAGTGGAGTGGTTGAGAGTAGATTCAGGGTTTTTATTAGTGCATAGTTATAAGGATCGtgaagacaaaaataaagatcaAGTGCAGTCCTACAGAGGAAGAACATCACTGTTCAAAGAGGAGCTGCAGAAAGGCAACGCTTCACTTAAACTCTCAGATCTCCAAGTTTCTGATGAAGGAAAATATAAGTGTCATGTTGAAGACAAAACATGGTATAATGACATAACTGTTCATGTTATTATCGAAG TTCAGGGAAGCCACACAGTGATAACGATGGAGAGTTATGATAACTCAGGAGGGATTAATCTAGTGTGTGAGTCCAGAGGCTGGAAACCTGAACCTGATGTTCTGTGGCTGGACAGAGAAGGAGTCACTCTGACTGCtgaagatacacagatacacagagacactgagctCTTCAGTGTGAAAAGCCGCATCACTGTTTATGATTATAGCGACTCTAACAAGTTTTACTGCAGACTTCAGCAACAACATCACATGCTGGAAACGGAGATTATCGTCAATA GTGGAGTCTTTGGTGTTTGGAAGTGGGCTGTCAGCACTTCTGTTGTAGCATGTCTTTTTCTTGTTGGATTGATACCAACTGTGTGTTTTGGCTACAAGAAAG cCTCAGAACTTCAACAGGAGAAGCAATATGCAG AACTTCTAAAGAAGAAGATGTTTAGAG tggatgtgactctggatcctgatacagctcATCCTCAACTCATCCTGTCTGATGATGGAAAACAAGTGTCGCATGTAGACACACCACAGGATGTCCCTGATACACCACAAAGGTTTAAACTTCCCAGTGTTCTGGGAAAGCAGAGTTTCTCTAcagggagattttattatgaggtgcaggtcCGAGGGAAAACTGACTGGACATTAGGAGTCGTGAAagagaacattaacaggaagGGAGAGATTATTTGGTGTCCTCAGAATGGATTCTGGATTGTGGGACTGTTCAATGAGAATCAGTACAGTACTTATGATAGTCCCTCTGTTCCCCTCACACGGAGAGAGAAGGTGGAGcttgtgggggtgtttgtggattatgaggagggtctggtctccttttatgatgtgaagtccagatctcatatctactcttttactggtcagactttcactgagaaactctatCCATACTTCTGTCCTCAATACAAAGCAGATGGTAGTAATTCAGCTCCACTGATCATCTCTGATGTTACTGAATATCTGCTTTAA
- the LOC132848833 gene encoding butyrophilin subfamily 1 member A1-like gives MINIHSATCICVTLLTVYKFMESQSEQLQVVGPEAPLDAVAGEDLVLPCFIKPSKSAVDMTVEWFKLNVKDSLVHLYRDHEDNNEGQAQSYRGRTSLFKEELQKGNTSLKLSDLRVSDEGEYKCLVQDKSWYDDITVNIIVEAQGSHPVIMMESYDNSGGINLVCESRGWKPEPDVLWLDREGVTLTAEDTQIHRDTEGFSVKTSITVYDYSDSNRFYCRLQQKHHMMETEIIISSEVFGVWKWAVSISAVACLFLVGLILTVCFGYKKASELQQEKQYAELLKKKMFRVDVTLDPDSAHPQLKLSADGKRVTHVDTPQDLPDSPQRFKISCVLGQQSFSTGRFYYEVQVRGKTEWALGVIRGSINRTKWMTATPQNGFWLVILRNENQFKACADPPVPLTLRETLEVVGVFVDYEEGLVSFYDVKSRSHIYSFTGQTFTEKLYPYFSFCNNKGGQNSAPLIITAVNE, from the exons ATGATCAACATTCATTCAGCGACGTGTATTTGTGTGACTCTCCTGACTGTCTACAAGTTTATGGAATCTCAATCCG aacaattaCAGGTGGTTGGTCCAGAAGCTCCTCTTGATGCTGTAGCTGGTGAAGATCTGGTTCTACCCTGTTTTATCAAACCCAGTAAAAGTGCTGTGGACATGACAGTGGAGTGGTTCAAACTCAATGTAAAGGACTCATTAGTACATCTCTATAGGGATCATGAAGACAACAATGAAGGTCAGGCTCAGTCCTATAGAGGAAGAACATCACTGTTTAAAGAGGAGCTACAGAAAGGCAACACTTCACTCAAACTGTCAGATCTCAGAGTCTCTGATGAAGGAGAATATAAGTGTCTTGTTCAGGACAAATCCTGGTACGATGACATCACTGTGAACATCATTGTAGAGG CTCAGGGAAGCCACCCAGTGATAATGATGGAGAGTTATGATAACTCAGGAGGGATTAATCTAGTGTGTGAGTCCAGAGGCTGGAAACCTGAACCTGATGTTCTGTGGCTGGACAGAGAAGGAGTCACTCTGACTGCtgaagatacacagatacacagagacactgagggCTTTAGTGTGAAAACCAGCATCACTGTTTATGATTATAgcgactctaacaggttttacTGCAGACTTCAGCAAAAACATCACATGATGGAGACAGAGATTATCATCAGTA gtGAAGTCTTTGGTGTTTGGAAGTGGGCTGTCAGCATTTCAGCTGTAGCATGTCTTTTTCTTGTTGGATTGATACTAACTGTGTGTTTTGGCTACAAGAAAG cATCAGAACTTCAACAGGAGAAGCAATATGCAG AACTTCTAAAGAAGAAGATGTTTAGAG tggatgtgactctggatcctgattcAGCTCATCCTCAACTCAAACTGTCTGCTGATGGAAAACGAGTGACGCATGTAGACACACCACAGGATCTTCCTGATTCACCACAAAGGTTTAAAATTTCCTGTGTTTTGGGGCAGCAGAGTTTCTCTAcagggagattttattatgaggtgcaggtcagagggAAAACTGAGTGGGCATTAGGCGTGATCAGAGGAAGCATTAACAGGACGAAGTGGATGACTGCGACTCCTCAGAATGGATTCTGGCTTGTGATCCTGAGGAATGAGAATCAGTTTAAGGCTTGTGCTGATCCCCCTGTAcccctcacactgagagagacactggaggttgtgggggtgtttgtggattatgaggagggtctggtctccttttatgatgtgaagtccagatctcatatctactctttcactggtcagactttcactgagaaactctatCCATACTTCagtttttgtaataataaaggAGGTCaaaattcagcaccactgatcatcactgctgttaatgaataa